From the genome of Streptomyces sp. NBC_00659, one region includes:
- a CDS encoding PIG-L family deacetylase, translating to MEPAGEPVARPSLVQVLAHPDDDLYFINPDLQRALETGHRVTSVYLTAGEADGRNIDTRDLSRMDGEPDFEGYAEARQQGLRAAYADMVTGDRESEWARDVFMFSTGVTVDRSTLVAAPHVQLVFFGLRMIDPESEFPDDDVLPVQLTELWNGEISAQPTLIAAESPLRRTQEISKDGLLRSLVELLHRARPDQFWTMDPDPWHTDWNEEEGPKSSDHHDHTATAQFALAALERYIGEGGVPPLVDNCVGYGNKHWPSNLTEDAWAEKKRVLNVYTSADGHVCSRRYCGDRQLSDGADIRRYGWSTRARYEGGTDWLHLQADGRLAAYAVLGGRAAVWTESKPGSGTWDGPDLLPGHGLTPALALAPDSTGGVHLVGLRRTPGPDGQVDVEVVRMWRQAHTGEVLPWESVGNPNERSEDWRRCREVGVPEAVAEPTGRLHVFMRNFGSGVSARRETDEGWGRWEDLGGRNIQDCLTAVLKSTGRIELFAANRSGGVHWYQEAVYGPYKLQDGVTSADPDAWRPVGGLTPVQIGRSRMVFFYREEDSGEVLCVRQRPDGRWNGRVERLGGHGGTGRIAALRQQNARQDSIVLARRNARNRLSTAVVATQGQGETPQWTDHDVLIARPPALALDHAGRVVVAVMGPDARVRVMRQATRDAAEGFGPPTVV from the coding sequence GTGGAGCCCGCGGGGGAACCCGTCGCGAGGCCCTCGCTAGTCCAGGTGCTGGCGCATCCGGACGACGACCTGTACTTCATCAACCCCGACCTGCAACGAGCGCTGGAGACGGGGCACCGGGTCACCAGCGTGTATCTGACGGCCGGGGAGGCCGACGGGCGCAACATCGACACCCGCGATCTCAGCCGGATGGACGGCGAGCCGGACTTCGAGGGGTACGCCGAGGCGCGCCAGCAGGGACTGCGCGCGGCGTACGCGGACATGGTGACGGGTGACCGCGAGAGCGAGTGGGCGCGTGACGTCTTCATGTTCTCCACCGGTGTGACGGTGGACCGTTCCACCCTGGTGGCCGCACCGCATGTCCAGCTGGTCTTCTTCGGGCTGCGGATGATCGACCCCGAGAGCGAATTCCCGGACGACGACGTACTGCCCGTCCAGCTGACCGAGCTGTGGAACGGGGAGATCTCCGCGCAGCCCACCCTGATCGCCGCGGAGTCGCCGCTGCGCCGGACGCAGGAGATCAGCAAGGACGGGCTGCTGCGCTCCCTGGTCGAGCTGCTCCACCGCGCGCGCCCCGACCAGTTCTGGACCATGGACCCCGACCCCTGGCACACGGACTGGAACGAGGAAGAGGGGCCGAAGTCCAGCGATCACCACGACCACACCGCGACGGCACAGTTCGCGTTGGCGGCGCTGGAGCGCTACATCGGGGAGGGCGGCGTGCCGCCCCTCGTCGACAACTGCGTCGGCTACGGCAACAAGCACTGGCCCAGCAACCTCACCGAGGACGCCTGGGCCGAGAAGAAGCGCGTGCTCAACGTGTACACCTCCGCCGACGGACACGTCTGTAGCCGCCGCTACTGCGGTGACCGGCAACTGTCCGACGGCGCCGACATCCGTCGCTACGGATGGAGTACGAGGGCCCGGTACGAGGGCGGCACCGACTGGCTCCATCTCCAGGCCGACGGCCGGCTCGCCGCGTACGCCGTGCTCGGAGGTCGGGCTGCGGTCTGGACCGAGAGCAAGCCGGGCAGCGGCACCTGGGACGGGCCGGATCTCCTTCCCGGCCACGGGCTGACCCCGGCGCTGGCCCTGGCACCGGACAGTACGGGCGGCGTGCACCTCGTCGGCCTGCGTCGCACCCCCGGACCGGACGGTCAGGTGGACGTGGAGGTCGTCCGCATGTGGCGGCAGGCCCACACAGGCGAGGTGCTGCCCTGGGAGAGTGTCGGCAACCCCAACGAGAGGTCGGAGGACTGGCGGCGCTGCCGGGAGGTCGGAGTTCCCGAGGCTGTTGCAGAGCCCACGGGACGACTGCATGTGTTCATGCGCAACTTCGGGTCCGGTGTCAGCGCCCGTCGTGAGACCGACGAGGGCTGGGGGCGCTGGGAGGACCTGGGCGGCCGCAACATACAGGACTGCCTGACTGCGGTCCTGAAGTCCACCGGGCGGATTGAACTGTTCGCCGCGAACCGCAGCGGCGGTGTGCACTGGTACCAGGAGGCCGTGTACGGCCCGTACAAACTGCAGGACGGTGTGACGTCGGCCGACCCGGACGCCTGGCGGCCCGTCGGTGGACTCACTCCGGTGCAGATCGGACGCTCGCGCATGGTGTTCTTCTACCGCGAGGAGGACTCCGGAGAGGTGCTGTGCGTGCGGCAGCGACCTGACGGCCGATGGAACGGACGTGTCGAACGGCTCGGCGGTCACGGCGGGACCGGCAGGATCGCGGCTCTGCGGCAGCAGAACGCCCGTCAGGACTCCATCGTCCTCGCGCGCCGCAACGCTCGGAACCGGCTGAGCACTGCGGTTGTCGCCACCCAAGGGCAGGGGGAGACACCGCAATGGACCGACCACGACGTACTGATCGCGCGTCCGCCTGCCCTGGCGCTGGACCACGCGGGGCGGGTCGTGGTGGCGGTGATGGGCCCCGACGCGCGGGTGAGAGTGATGCGGCAGGCCACGCGAGATGCCGCCGAAGGTTTCGGGCCGCCGACAGTCGTGTGA
- a CDS encoding GDSL-type esterase/lipase family protein: MRKIRILGNSLAASRVEREAPLAGWGQYIGEFLNEGYEVHNYARDAMTLRGYYAERFAALLTLLQPGDLVILAFGHVEQRINEPRRYHGPREYKEYLRLCVDAIRVEGGIPVLLTPEARCVFDEAGNILNTHDEYPELTREAAAETGALLVDMNEYTTTMLAELGPTRARRLFRWMDPGEHPNHPDGVVDSTHFNTQGAREVARLTAVRFLETPGLPPDMVNPQLVTPGETPPVLTEFMVSNPEMALTLTPSLLGMADFTSPAPGQLVGAMCKLAGTTPVGTDYILFYEQGRYLGGTAVSVSGTWQWRRTVNWSAGRHSVEALAVKGDAVSWTSVLEFEVLDHVEPPQVEGPKPDVLSGPRPRFFGKTARGTTKVMVLEQGRLIAAAPVKADGTWQVTHAHDWRPGTYTVEFVGIFSAIHSEPASLTLRVHGIPEDSWLHTSLASRHSCTGECAHYPVMPTW, translated from the coding sequence ATGAGGAAGATCCGCATCTTGGGCAACTCCCTGGCCGCTTCGCGGGTGGAGAGGGAGGCACCGCTCGCTGGCTGGGGCCAGTACATCGGTGAGTTCTTGAACGAGGGCTACGAGGTGCACAACTACGCCCGTGATGCCATGACGTTGCGCGGCTACTACGCCGAGCGTTTCGCCGCACTCCTCACCCTCCTGCAGCCCGGCGATCTGGTGATCCTCGCCTTCGGCCACGTCGAGCAGCGCATCAACGAGCCGCGCCGATACCACGGACCGCGCGAGTACAAGGAGTACCTGCGCCTGTGCGTCGACGCGATCCGGGTCGAGGGGGGCATTCCCGTGCTGCTCACCCCGGAGGCCCGCTGTGTCTTCGACGAGGCCGGGAACATTCTGAATACTCATGACGAATACCCCGAACTCACCCGCGAGGCGGCGGCCGAGACCGGCGCTCTGCTGGTCGACATGAACGAGTACACGACGACGATGCTCGCGGAACTCGGGCCCACGCGAGCGCGTCGGCTGTTCCGCTGGATGGACCCGGGCGAACACCCGAACCACCCCGACGGGGTCGTTGACTCCACCCACTTCAACACCCAGGGAGCGCGCGAGGTGGCGCGGCTCACGGCCGTCCGTTTCCTCGAAACCCCGGGCCTGCCACCGGACATGGTCAACCCGCAACTGGTGACGCCCGGCGAGACACCCCCAGTGCTCACCGAGTTCATGGTGAGCAATCCCGAGATGGCCCTCACTCTGACGCCGAGCCTGCTGGGTATGGCGGACTTCACCTCGCCCGCGCCTGGGCAACTCGTCGGTGCCATGTGCAAGTTGGCGGGCACCACACCCGTGGGAACCGACTACATCCTCTTCTACGAGCAGGGCCGTTACCTCGGTGGCACCGCCGTCTCCGTCTCGGGGACGTGGCAGTGGCGCCGAACCGTCAACTGGAGCGCGGGCCGGCACAGCGTGGAGGCGCTCGCAGTCAAGGGCGATGCCGTCTCCTGGACGTCCGTGCTCGAATTCGAGGTTCTCGACCACGTCGAACCGCCGCAGGTCGAGGGCCCCAAGCCGGACGTTTTGAGCGGCCCACGCCCGCGCTTCTTCGGCAAGACTGCCCGCGGCACGACCAAGGTGATGGTCCTGGAGCAGGGCCGACTCATAGCCGCGGCACCCGTCAAGGCGGACGGAACCTGGCAGGTCACCCACGCCCACGACTGGCGCCCGGGTACCTACACCGTCGAGTTCGTCGGGATCTTCAGCGCCATCCACTCCGAGCCCGCCTCGCTGACGCTGCGCGTGCACGGCATCCCCGAGGACAGCTGGCTGCACACGTCGCTGGCGTCCCGCCACTCATGCACGGGCGAGTGCGCGCACTACCCGGTGATGCCGACCTGGTGA
- a CDS encoding 3-hydroxyacyl-CoA dehydrogenase NAD-binding domain-containing protein yields the protein MTTAELLKGAAELFPDEVVTSANVRHLDLPFGAGRFALITLDNGFDHTKPTTFGPQSLANLNTAVDQVEKEAAAGEIVGIGVTGKPFIFAVGADLKGVELLKKHEDALAIGKGGHEVFKRLSGLAVPTFAYYNGAAMGGGVEVGLHCSYRTVSAALPAFSLPEVFLGLVPGWGGCTILPNLIGADKAVSVIIENSLNQNKQLKGGQVYDLGIADALFEGADFLEQSLLWTAAVLKGEIAVERPEIDRGEAWDQAVARGRFIADSKVHGAAPAAYRALDIIAAAKDGDLQKGYDAEDVALADLIMGGELRSGIYAFNLVQKRGKRPAGAPDKSLARPVTKVGVVGAGLMASQLALLFLRRLEVPVVLTDIDQERVDKGVGYVHAEIDKLLLKGRVNRDKANRLKALVSGVLDKAEGFSDADFVIEAVFEEIGVKQQVFAEVEAVAPAHAIFATNTSSLSVTEMASKLKNPERVVGFHFFNPVAILPLLEIVRGEQTDDASLATAFAVAKKLKKTAVLTKDAPAFVVNRILTRFMGEIQNVIDEGTSVEVAEKAIEPLGLPMSPLVLLELVGPAIGLHVSETLNRAFPDRFTVSPNLAAVVKAGKRGFYVYDSGKPELDPEVAALLKQGDVVLTEEQVRDRVLDAVAQEIGLMLDEGVVAEAQDIDLCLITGAGWPFHLGGITPYLDREGVSERVTGKRFLDAGVASVPA from the coding sequence GTGACCACCGCTGAACTCCTGAAGGGCGCAGCCGAGCTGTTCCCCGACGAGGTAGTGACGTCCGCGAACGTACGCCACCTCGACCTGCCGTTCGGTGCCGGGCGCTTCGCGCTCATCACCCTCGACAACGGCTTCGACCACACCAAGCCGACCACCTTCGGTCCTCAGTCGCTGGCGAACCTGAACACCGCCGTCGACCAGGTCGAGAAGGAGGCCGCGGCCGGCGAGATCGTCGGTATCGGTGTCACCGGCAAGCCGTTCATCTTCGCGGTCGGCGCCGACCTCAAGGGTGTCGAGCTGCTGAAGAAGCACGAGGACGCGCTCGCCATCGGCAAGGGCGGCCACGAGGTCTTCAAGCGTCTGTCGGGCCTCGCGGTCCCGACCTTCGCCTACTACAACGGCGCGGCGATGGGCGGTGGCGTCGAGGTCGGTCTGCACTGCTCGTACCGGACCGTCTCCGCGGCCCTGCCGGCGTTCTCGCTGCCCGAGGTCTTCCTCGGTCTGGTCCCCGGCTGGGGCGGCTGCACGATCCTGCCGAACCTGATCGGCGCGGACAAGGCCGTCTCGGTGATCATCGAGAACTCGCTCAACCAGAACAAGCAGCTCAAGGGCGGTCAGGTCTACGACCTCGGCATCGCCGACGCGCTCTTCGAGGGTGCGGACTTCCTGGAGCAGTCGCTGCTGTGGACGGCCGCCGTCCTCAAGGGCGAGATCGCCGTCGAGCGCCCGGAGATCGACCGCGGCGAGGCCTGGGACCAGGCCGTCGCGCGTGGCCGGTTCATCGCCGACAGCAAGGTGCACGGGGCCGCCCCGGCCGCCTACCGCGCGCTGGACATCATCGCCGCGGCCAAGGACGGCGACCTCCAGAAGGGCTACGACGCCGAGGACGTGGCGCTCGCCGACCTGATCATGGGTGGCGAACTGCGCTCCGGCATCTACGCGTTCAACCTGGTCCAGAAGCGCGGCAAGCGTCCGGCGGGTGCGCCGGACAAGTCGCTCGCGCGTCCGGTCACCAAGGTGGGCGTCGTCGGCGCGGGCCTGATGGCCAGCCAGCTCGCCCTGCTCTTCCTGCGCCGCCTGGAGGTCCCGGTCGTCCTCACGGACATCGACCAGGAGCGCGTCGACAAGGGTGTGGGCTACGTCCACGCCGAGATCGACAAGCTGCTGCTCAAGGGCCGCGTGAACCGGGACAAGGCCAACCGCCTGAAGGCCCTGGTCTCCGGTGTGCTGGACAAGGCGGAGGGCTTCTCCGACGCCGACTTCGTCATCGAGGCCGTCTTCGAGGAGATCGGCGTCAAGCAGCAGGTGTTCGCGGAGGTCGAGGCGGTCGCCCCGGCGCACGCGATCTTCGCCACCAACACCTCCTCGCTGTCGGTCACCGAGATGGCGTCGAAGCTGAAGAACCCCGAGCGGGTCGTGGGCTTCCACTTCTTCAACCCGGTCGCGATCCTCCCGCTCCTGGAGATCGTGCGCGGCGAGCAGACCGACGACGCCTCGCTGGCCACGGCGTTCGCCGTCGCCAAGAAGCTGAAGAAGACCGCGGTTCTCACCAAGGACGCCCCGGCGTTCGTCGTGAACCGCATCCTGACCCGCTTCATGGGCGAGATCCAGAACGTCATCGACGAGGGCACCTCGGTCGAGGTCGCCGAGAAGGCCATCGAGCCGCTCGGCCTGCCGATGTCCCCGCTGGTCCTCCTCGAACTGGTCGGCCCCGCGATCGGCCTGCACGTCTCGGAGACCCTCAACCGGGCCTTCCCGGACCGCTTCACGGTCTCCCCGAACCTCGCGGCCGTCGTCAAGGCGGGCAAGCGCGGCTTCTACGTCTACGACTCCGGCAAGCCGGAGCTGGACCCCGAGGTCGCGGCTCTCCTCAAGCAGGGCGACGTCGTCCTGACCGAGGAGCAGGTGCGGGACCGGGTCCTCGACGCGGTGGCCCAGGAGATCGGCCTCATGCTCGACGAGGGCGTCGTCGCCGAGGCCCAGGACATCGACCTCTGCCTGATCACCGGCGCGGGCTGGCCCTTCCACCTGGGCGGCATCACGCCGTACCTGGACCGCGAGGGCGTCTCGGAGCGCGTGACCGGGAAGCGTTTCCTGGACGCGGGCGTGGCGTCGGTTCCGGCGTAA
- a CDS encoding thiolase family protein, protein MPRTVRDVVFVDGVRTPFGKAGPKGIYHETRADDLVVKAIRELLRRNPGLDPKKIDEVAIAATTQIGDQGLTLGRTAGILAGLPQSVPGYSIDRMCAGALTAVTATAGSIGFGAYDVVIAGGVEHMGRHPMGEGVDPNPRFVSEKLVDESALFMGMTAENLHDRYPTITKQRADEYAVRSQEKAAKAYANGKIQQDLVPISVRNTNAEIGETGWGLVTADEPMRPGTTLENLSSLKTPFRVHGRVTAGNAAGLNDGATASILASEDFARENGLPVKMRLVSYAFAGVEPEVMGYGPIPATEKALAQAGLSIEDINLFEINEAFAVQVLAFLEHYGIADDDARVNQYGGAIAYGHPLASSGVRLMTQLARQFEEQPEVRYGLTTMCVGFGMGATVIWENPHHKDAGGDK, encoded by the coding sequence GTGCCTCGTACCGTCAGGGACGTCGTCTTCGTAGACGGCGTCCGCACCCCGTTCGGCAAGGCGGGCCCGAAGGGCATCTACCACGAGACCCGCGCCGACGACCTCGTCGTGAAGGCCATCCGGGAGCTGCTGCGCCGCAACCCCGGTCTTGACCCCAAGAAGATCGACGAGGTCGCCATCGCCGCGACCACGCAGATCGGTGACCAGGGTCTGACCCTGGGCCGCACGGCCGGCATCCTCGCCGGGCTCCCCCAGTCGGTCCCCGGCTACTCCATCGACCGCATGTGCGCCGGCGCCCTGACGGCCGTCACCGCCACCGCGGGCTCCATCGGCTTCGGCGCGTACGACGTCGTCATCGCCGGCGGTGTCGAGCACATGGGCCGTCACCCCATGGGCGAGGGCGTGGACCCGAACCCGCGGTTCGTCAGCGAGAAGCTGGTCGACGAGTCCGCCCTGTTCATGGGCATGACCGCCGAGAACCTGCACGACCGCTACCCGACCATCACCAAGCAGCGCGCCGACGAGTACGCCGTGCGCTCGCAGGAGAAGGCCGCCAAGGCGTACGCCAACGGCAAGATCCAGCAGGACCTGGTGCCGATCTCGGTGCGCAACACCAACGCGGAGATCGGTGAGACGGGCTGGGGCCTGGTCACCGCCGACGAGCCGATGCGTCCGGGCACCACGCTGGAGAACCTGTCCAGCCTGAAGACCCCGTTCCGCGTCCACGGCCGGGTCACCGCCGGTAACGCCGCCGGTCTGAACGACGGTGCGACCGCGTCGATCCTCGCCTCCGAGGACTTCGCCCGCGAGAACGGCCTGCCGGTCAAGATGCGCCTGGTCTCGTACGCCTTCGCGGGCGTCGAGCCGGAGGTCATGGGCTACGGCCCGATCCCGGCCACCGAGAAGGCCCTCGCCCAGGCCGGTCTGTCGATCGAGGACATCAACCTCTTCGAGATCAACGAGGCCTTCGCCGTCCAGGTGCTCGCCTTCCTGGAGCACTACGGCATCGCCGACGACGACGCGCGCGTCAACCAGTACGGCGGCGCCATCGCGTACGGCCACCCCCTCGCCTCCTCCGGCGTCCGTCTGATGACGCAGCTGGCCCGCCAGTTCGAGGAGCAGCCGGAGGTCCGTTACGGCCTCACCACCATGTGCGTCGGCTTCGGCATGGGCGCCACGGTGATCTGGGAGAACCCGCACCACAAGGACGCCGGAGGCGACAAGTGA
- a CDS encoding ribonuclease D gives MTDAQETAADSSLRTTGGGPPDDVESAPTPLLEPREGIPPVITDETSLAEVIAAFAAGSGPVAVDAERASGYRYGQRAYLVQLRREGAGSALIDPVACPDLSGLGEAVSGAEWVLHAATQDLPCLRGIGMIPTTLFDTELAGRLAGFPRVGLGAMVESVLGFVLEKGHSAVDWSTRPLPEPWLRYAALDVELLVDLRDALEKELDRQGKLEWARQEFDAIAQAEPAPPRKDPWRRTSGMHKVRRRRQMAVVRELWETRDRVAQRRDISPGKVLGDAAIVEAALAVPANLQALAALNGFGHRMGRRQLEQWQAAVDRAKALPDAELPQPGQPVTGPPPPRAWADKDPAAAARLSAARAAVSALADRLNMPQENLITPDTVRRVCWEPPTTPDTESVGAALTACGARPWQVELVTPELVTALSVKTA, from the coding sequence GTGACCGACGCCCAAGAGACCGCAGCAGACAGCTCACTGCGAACCACCGGAGGCGGCCCTCCGGACGACGTCGAATCGGCGCCGACCCCGTTGCTCGAGCCCCGAGAAGGCATCCCGCCGGTGATCACCGACGAGACCTCGCTCGCCGAGGTGATCGCCGCGTTCGCCGCCGGCTCCGGCCCGGTGGCCGTCGACGCCGAGCGCGCCTCCGGGTACCGGTACGGCCAGCGGGCCTACCTGGTGCAGCTGCGCCGCGAGGGCGCCGGCAGCGCGCTCATCGACCCCGTCGCCTGTCCCGACCTGTCCGGTCTCGGTGAGGCCGTCTCCGGGGCGGAATGGGTCCTGCACGCCGCCACCCAGGACCTGCCCTGCCTCCGCGGGATAGGCATGATCCCCACCACCCTCTTCGACACCGAGCTGGCCGGACGCCTGGCCGGGTTCCCCCGGGTGGGCCTCGGAGCCATGGTGGAGAGCGTCCTCGGCTTCGTCCTGGAGAAGGGGCACTCCGCCGTCGACTGGTCGACCCGCCCGCTGCCCGAGCCCTGGCTGCGCTACGCCGCGCTCGACGTGGAACTGCTGGTCGACCTGCGCGACGCCCTGGAGAAGGAGCTCGACCGGCAGGGCAAGCTGGAGTGGGCCCGGCAGGAGTTCGACGCCATCGCCCAGGCCGAGCCCGCGCCCCCGCGCAAGGACCCCTGGCGCCGTACGTCCGGGATGCACAAGGTGCGCCGCCGTCGGCAGATGGCCGTCGTCCGGGAGCTGTGGGAGACCCGCGACCGCGTCGCGCAGCGCCGGGACATCTCGCCGGGCAAGGTGCTCGGGGACGCGGCGATCGTCGAAGCCGCGCTGGCTGTGCCCGCCAACCTGCAGGCCCTGGCCGCCCTGAACGGCTTCGGGCACCGCATGGGCCGGCGCCAGCTGGAGCAGTGGCAGGCCGCGGTCGACCGCGCGAAGGCGCTGCCGGACGCCGAGCTGCCCCAGCCCGGCCAGCCGGTGACCGGGCCTCCCCCGCCGCGGGCCTGGGCCGACAAGGACCCGGCCGCCGCCGCCCGGCTCTCCGCCGCGCGGGCCGCCGTGTCGGCGCTGGCCGACCGGCTGAACATGCCACAGGAGAACCTGATCACCCCGGACACCGTGCGGCGCGTGTGCTGGGAGCCGCCCACGACACCGGACACGGAGTCGGTGGGCGCGGCGCTCACCGCCTGCGGGGCGCGGCCCTGGCAGGTGGAGCTGGTCACGCCGGAACTGGTGACGGCGCTGTCCGTGAAGACCGCCTAG
- a CDS encoding response regulator transcription factor: MSVLLEQPASLVAYRPNKPTAMVVVADPRVRSTVTRHLWALGVRDVIEASSVAEARPRIGNPRDICVADVHLPDGSGLTLLSETRAAGWPNGLALSAADDIGAVRNALAGGVKGYVVTGTRTNVGLPTRPGAAPIGSAAARMHRRPPGSPSHPGGYRELSGREVEVLRLVAEGQSNKAIGVSMGLSALTVKSHLARIARKLGTGDRAGMVAVALRTGIIH; encoded by the coding sequence GTGTCCGTTCTCCTCGAGCAGCCCGCAAGCCTGGTCGCCTACCGCCCGAACAAGCCGACCGCCATGGTGGTCGTGGCCGACCCTCGGGTCCGTTCCACCGTCACCCGCCATCTGTGGGCGCTCGGAGTGCGCGACGTCATCGAGGCGTCGTCCGTAGCGGAGGCCCGTCCCCGAATCGGCAACCCGCGTGACATCTGCGTCGCCGACGTCCACCTGCCGGACGGTTCCGGCCTCACCCTCCTTTCCGAGACCCGAGCCGCCGGCTGGCCCAACGGCCTCGCCCTTTCCGCCGCCGACGACATCGGCGCCGTACGCAACGCCCTCGCGGGCGGTGTCAAGGGCTACGTCGTCACCGGCACCCGTACGAACGTCGGGCTCCCCACCCGGCCCGGCGCCGCGCCCATCGGCTCGGCCGCCGCCCGTATGCACCGCCGCCCCCCGGGTTCCCCGAGCCACCCGGGCGGCTACCGCGAACTGTCCGGCCGAGAGGTCGAGGTCCTGCGCCTGGTCGCGGAGGGCCAGTCGAACAAGGCCATCGGCGTCTCCATGGGCCTGTCCGCACTGACCGTCAAGAGCCACCTCGCCCGCATCGCGCGCAAACTCGGCACGGGCGACCGCGCCGGAATGGTCGCGGTGGCCCTGCGGACCGGAATCATCCACTGA
- a CDS encoding DUF3000 domain-containing protein: MAAAQGRLSDGAGGMDDAKEKKEEDRNAAETAPLPFRAAVEALRAARPRPDIEIDPTRPPQRLAPYAYALEAAVVADDEDLADGRLVLLHDPAGHDAWQGSFRLVTLVRAELEPEMAADPLLPEVCWSWLTGALQARGLSYGEASGTVTRASSHYFGGLAERPAASQIEIRASWTPREGLGGVPDTAAHLAGWCDLLCQVAGLPPVTPGDASVVTLPQRRGPQSR; encoded by the coding sequence ATGGCTGCGGCTCAGGGACGACTGTCGGACGGCGCTGGCGGAATGGACGACGCGAAGGAGAAGAAGGAGGAGGACAGGAATGCGGCGGAGACGGCCCCGTTGCCCTTCCGGGCGGCCGTCGAAGCGCTGCGGGCCGCGCGGCCGCGGCCGGACATCGAGATCGACCCGACGCGACCACCGCAGCGCCTGGCTCCGTACGCGTACGCGCTGGAGGCCGCGGTCGTCGCCGACGACGAGGATCTGGCCGACGGCCGCCTCGTCCTGCTGCACGACCCGGCGGGGCACGACGCCTGGCAGGGCTCCTTCCGTCTGGTGACCCTGGTCCGCGCGGAGCTGGAACCGGAGATGGCCGCCGACCCACTGCTCCCCGAGGTCTGCTGGTCATGGCTGACCGGCGCGCTCCAGGCCCGCGGTCTCTCGTACGGCGAGGCGAGCGGCACCGTCACGCGCGCGAGCTCGCACTACTTCGGCGGGCTCGCGGAACGCCCGGCCGCCTCGCAGATCGAGATCCGCGCGTCCTGGACCCCCCGGGAGGGGCTCGGCGGCGTACCGGACACCGCCGCGCACCTCGCCGGCTGGTGCGACCTGCTGTGCCAGGTCGCGGGGCTGCCGCCGGTGACTCCGGGTGACGCCTCGGTGGTCACCCTGCCGCAGCGCCGGGGACCACAGTCCCGCTGA
- the hemE gene encoding uroporphyrinogen decarboxylase: protein MSANHSPAGQQPTATYESAFLKACRREPVPHTPVWFMRQAGRSLPEYLKVREGIPMLESCMRPELVAEITLQPVRRHHVDAAIYFSDIVVPLKAIGVDLDIKPGVGPVVQNPIRTRADLAQLRDLTPEDVWYVTEAIGLLTAELGETPLIGFAGAPFTLASYLVEGGPSKNHEHTKALMYSDPQLWADLLDRLAEITSAFLKVQIEAGASAVQLFDSWVGALAPADYRRSVMPASAKVFDAVASYGVPRIHFGVGTGELLGLMGEAGADVVGVDWRVPLDEAARRVGPGKALQGNLDPAVLFASTEAVETKTREVLDAAAGLEGHVFNLGHGVMPSMDPDALSRLVEYVHTQTAS from the coding sequence GTGAGCGCCAACCACAGCCCCGCCGGGCAGCAGCCGACAGCCACGTACGAGTCCGCCTTCCTCAAGGCGTGCAGGCGCGAGCCCGTGCCGCACACGCCCGTGTGGTTCATGCGGCAGGCCGGTCGCTCACTGCCCGAGTACCTCAAGGTGCGCGAGGGCATCCCCATGCTGGAGTCCTGCATGAGGCCCGAGCTGGTCGCCGAGATCACGCTCCAGCCGGTGCGCCGGCACCACGTGGACGCCGCGATCTACTTCAGCGACATCGTGGTCCCGCTGAAGGCCATCGGCGTCGACCTGGACATCAAGCCGGGCGTCGGCCCGGTCGTCCAGAACCCGATCCGCACCCGTGCCGACCTGGCCCAGCTGCGCGATCTGACCCCGGAGGACGTCTGGTACGTCACCGAGGCGATCGGGCTCCTGACGGCCGAACTCGGCGAGACCCCCCTCATCGGTTTCGCGGGCGCGCCTTTCACCCTCGCGAGTTACCTCGTGGAGGGCGGTCCGTCCAAGAACCACGAGCACACCAAGGCGCTGATGTACAGCGACCCACAGCTGTGGGCCGACCTGCTCGACCGTCTCGCCGAGATCACCTCCGCCTTCCTGAAGGTGCAGATCGAGGCCGGGGCGAGCGCCGTCCAGCTCTTCGACTCCTGGGTCGGCGCCCTGGCCCCCGCCGACTACCGCCGCTCCGTGATGCCCGCCTCCGCCAAGGTCTTCGACGCCGTGGCCTCGTACGGCGTGCCGCGCATCCACTTCGGCGTCGGCACCGGTGAACTGCTCGGCCTCATGGGCGAGGCCGGCGCGGACGTCGTCGGCGTCGACTGGCGCGTCCCGCTCGACGAGGCCGCCCGCCGCGTCGGCCCCGGCAAGGCGCTCCAGGGCAACCTCGACCCCGCGGTCCTGTTCGCGTCCACCGAGGCCGTCGAGACGAAGACCCGCGAGGTGCTCGACGCCGCCGCCGGCCTGGAGGGCCACGTCTTCAACCTCGGGCACGGTGTCATGCCGAGCATGGACCCGGACGCGCTGAGCCGGCTGGTGGAGTACGTCCACACGCAGACGGCAAGCTAG